A DNA window from Gillisia sp. Hel1_33_143 contains the following coding sequences:
- the hflX gene encoding GTPase HflX: protein MIEKTDLNYEKAVLIGIVTQDQDESKLKEYLDELEFLTYTAGGEVLKRFTQKMDKPDPKTFMGSGKIMEVKQFIDDNEVGTAIFDDELSPAQQKNIEKILNVKILDRTNLILDIFAQRAQTSYARTQVELAQYQYLLPRLAGMWTHLERQRGGIGMRGPGETEIETDRRIVRDKIALLKKKIEVIDKQMEVQRGNRGALVRVALVGYTNVGKSTLMNVVSKSEVFAENKLFATLDTTVRKVVIRNLPFLLTDTVGFIRKLPTQLVESFKSTLDEVREADLLLHVVDISHENFDDHIESVNQTLADIKSSNKPTIMVFNKIDAYTETKIEEDDLITEKTEEHYSLEDWKRTWMNRMGDNVIFISALNKENIEDFRRKVYEAVRDIHITRFPYNNFLYPEYDKYTDEEE, encoded by the coding sequence ATGATAGAAAAGACTGATTTAAATTACGAAAAAGCTGTCCTAATAGGTATAGTTACCCAAGATCAGGATGAAAGCAAATTAAAAGAATATCTAGACGAACTAGAATTTCTTACTTATACCGCAGGGGGTGAAGTCCTAAAACGTTTCACTCAAAAAATGGACAAACCAGATCCAAAAACCTTTATGGGTTCTGGGAAGATCATGGAGGTAAAACAATTTATTGATGATAATGAAGTTGGAACTGCCATTTTTGATGATGAATTATCGCCAGCACAACAAAAGAACATAGAAAAGATCCTTAATGTTAAGATCTTAGATAGAACCAACCTCATCCTAGATATTTTTGCTCAAAGAGCACAAACCAGTTATGCACGTACTCAGGTAGAATTGGCACAATATCAATATTTATTGCCTAGACTTGCGGGTATGTGGACTCACTTGGAGCGTCAGCGTGGTGGTATTGGAATGCGCGGTCCCGGGGAAACAGAAATAGAGACAGATAGACGTATTGTACGAGATAAGATAGCCCTATTAAAGAAAAAAATAGAGGTTATAGATAAACAAATGGAAGTACAGCGTGGTAATCGTGGTGCTCTGGTTAGAGTTGCTTTAGTAGGATATACCAACGTTGGAAAATCTACTCTTATGAATGTTGTTAGTAAGAGTGAGGTTTTTGCTGAAAACAAACTTTTTGCAACCTTAGATACTACAGTAAGAAAAGTGGTAATTCGCAACCTCCCTTTCTTGCTTACAGATACTGTAGGATTTATTAGAAAACTTCCTACCCAATTGGTAGAATCTTTTAAATCTACTCTAGACGAGGTAAGAGAAGCAGATCTGTTGTTACACGTAGTAGATATCTCTCATGAGAATTTTGATGACCATATTGAATCTGTAAATCAAACCTTGGCAGATATTAAGAGTAGCAATAAACCTACTATCATGGTTTTTAATAAGATTGATGCTTATACAGAGACCAAAATTGAGGAAGACGATCTTATTACAGAAAAAACGGAAGAACACTATTCTTTAGAAGATTGGAAACGTACCTGGATGAATAGAATGGGTGATAATGTGATCTTTATCTCTGCGCTGAACAAAGAGAATATAGAAGATTTTAGACGTAAAGTTTACGAAGCTGTTAGAGATATTCATATTACTAGATTTCCTTACAATAACTTCTTATATCCGGAATACGATAAGTATACAGATGAAGAAGAATAA
- a CDS encoding aminotransferase class V-fold PLP-dependent enzyme, giving the protein MKVAAEKIPFDLEKIRNDFPILKRKVNGHPLVYFDNAATSQTPQQVINVIVDYYSNYNANIHRGVHTLSQEATDKYEEARKTIQTHFNAEKSYEIIFTSGTTHGINMVANGFASLLEKDDEIIVSALEHHSNIVPWQMLCEKTGAILKVIPMSQNGELIFEEYEKLLSDKTKMVFVNHVSNALGTVNPIKKIIDAAHAIGAAVLVDGAQAAPHIKADVQELDVDFYVTSAHKICGPTGVGVLYGKEEWLKKLPPYQGGGEMIATVTFEKTTYADLPHKFEAGTPNICGGIAFGAALDYMNAIGFDTIANYEHQLLEYATSELLAIEGVKIYGTSKDKTAVISFNIEGIHPYDIGTIIDKLGIAVRTGHHCAQPIMDFYKIPGTVRASFAFYNSFEEIDLFIAAVKRAKSMLE; this is encoded by the coding sequence ATGAAAGTTGCTGCAGAAAAAATTCCGTTCGACCTTGAAAAGATCAGAAATGATTTTCCAATTTTAAAGCGGAAAGTCAATGGACATCCCTTGGTGTATTTTGACAATGCAGCTACTTCTCAAACTCCGCAACAAGTCATAAATGTTATTGTAGATTATTATTCAAACTACAATGCCAACATTCATCGTGGAGTGCACACATTATCTCAAGAGGCTACAGATAAGTACGAAGAGGCTAGAAAGACCATTCAGACGCATTTTAATGCTGAAAAATCTTACGAGATCATATTTACTTCAGGAACTACTCATGGAATAAACATGGTGGCTAACGGTTTTGCCTCCTTGCTTGAAAAAGATGATGAAATAATTGTTTCTGCCTTGGAGCATCATTCTAACATTGTGCCTTGGCAAATGTTATGTGAGAAAACCGGAGCTATTCTTAAAGTGATTCCTATGTCTCAAAATGGAGAATTGATCTTTGAAGAATATGAAAAGTTGCTTTCAGACAAGACCAAAATGGTCTTTGTAAATCACGTTTCGAACGCCCTTGGTACCGTAAATCCTATTAAGAAAATCATAGATGCAGCTCATGCCATTGGAGCAGCGGTTTTGGTAGATGGAGCTCAGGCAGCACCACATATTAAAGCAGATGTTCAAGAATTGGATGTAGATTTTTATGTGACTTCTGCTCATAAAATATGTGGACCCACAGGAGTTGGAGTGCTTTATGGTAAAGAAGAATGGCTTAAAAAACTTCCTCCCTATCAAGGTGGCGGTGAAATGATTGCTACGGTTACTTTTGAAAAGACAACTTATGCAGATTTGCCTCATAAATTTGAAGCTGGAACTCCAAATATTTGTGGAGGTATTGCATTTGGGGCCGCTTTAGATTACATGAATGCTATTGGTTTTGATACTATTGCCAACTACGAGCATCAGTTGTTGGAGTATGCAACTTCAGAATTATTAGCGATAGAAGGAGTTAAGATCTACGGAACTTCTAAGGATAAAACGGCTGTCATCTCTTTTAATATTGAAGGTATTCATCCTTACGATATTGGAACCATCATAGATAAACTTGGAATTGCTGTAAGAACAGGTCACCATTGCGCACAGCCTATTATGGATTTCTATAAGATCCCGGGAACAGTAAGAGCTTCCTTTGCCTTTTACAACAGTTTTGAAGAGATAGATCTTTTTATTGCTGCGGTAAAAAGAGCTAAATCTATGTTGGAGTAA
- a CDS encoding SUF system Fe-S cluster assembly protein, with protein sequence MEQEINTEELGEKIVKVLKTIYDPEIPVDIYELGLIYDVMVNTDYDVKILMTLTTPNCPVAESLPREVEERVKSVDTVKDCEVEITFDPPWTQDLMSEEAKLELGLL encoded by the coding sequence ATGGAACAAGAAATAAACACCGAAGAATTAGGAGAAAAGATAGTAAAGGTTTTAAAAACTATCTATGATCCAGAAATTCCTGTAGATATATATGAACTAGGTCTAATTTATGACGTTATGGTTAATACAGACTATGATGTAAAAATTTTAATGACATTAACAACTCCTAACTGTCCTGTGGCAGAATCTTTACCTAGAGAAGTAGAAGAAAGAGTGAAATCTGTAGACACGGTAAAAGATTGTGAAGTAGAAATTACTTTTGATCCACCATGGACGCAAGATCTTATGAGTGAGGAAGCCAAATTAGAATTAGGCCTACTATAA
- a CDS encoding SufE family protein, with protein MSIKENQQEIVEEFSMFDDWMERYEYMIELGKSLPLIDEKYKVEENLIKGCQSKVWVHAQLDGNKLNFTADSDAIITKGIVAILIRAFSNQHPSEILESDTQFIDDIGLKEHLSPTRANGLVSMIKQLKMYALAYQTQLD; from the coding sequence ATGAGTATTAAGGAAAATCAGCAAGAAATAGTAGAGGAGTTCTCCATGTTCGATGACTGGATGGAACGATATGAGTATATGATTGAGCTGGGAAAATCTCTACCTCTTATAGATGAAAAATATAAAGTTGAAGAAAACCTTATAAAAGGCTGTCAGAGTAAAGTGTGGGTTCACGCACAATTAGATGGAAATAAGTTGAACTTTACTGCAGATAGTGATGCAATTATTACAAAAGGGATAGTTGCCATTCTTATTCGTGCATTTTCCAATCAACATCCTTCAGAAATATTAGAATCAGACACACAATTTATAGATGATATTGGGCTTAAAGAACATCTTTCTCCCACCCGAGCCAATGGTTTGGTAAGTATGATCAAGCAGCTTAAAATGTATGCATTAGCATATCAAACACAATTAGATTAA
- a CDS encoding DUF3078 domain-containing protein yields the protein MKKMLLALTLAFAANFANAQDKKKDSIPPNGWTKDGNIQLLFNQSAFNKEWKGGGTSSVSGNLTLNYDLNYRMNDFTWDNKLLANYGLTKTKDDEFTRKTSDRIEFNSIAGKQLTDSNWYYSYFFNFRSQIAKGYEYSEDTDTGETIRTETTHFFSPAYLQTGPGMMWKKNDNFMFNIAPATARFIFVDDVFTSGVDYVDGDYFGVDQGKSSRFEFGASISALATFEILENVNMENSINLYSNYLDNPGNIDIDYLMNMEMTINRYLSANLLFQAIYDDNAVGAFQIREVFGLGINYKI from the coding sequence ATGAAAAAAATGCTCTTGGCCTTAACCCTAGCTTTTGCTGCTAATTTTGCGAATGCACAGGATAAAAAGAAAGATTCTATCCCGCCAAATGGATGGACTAAGGATGGTAACATACAACTGCTTTTTAACCAATCTGCTTTTAATAAAGAGTGGAAAGGAGGTGGTACTTCAAGTGTCTCAGGAAACTTAACATTGAACTATGATCTTAATTATAGAATGAATGATTTTACTTGGGATAATAAATTGCTGGCAAATTACGGCCTAACGAAAACTAAAGATGATGAGTTTACAAGAAAGACTAGTGACAGAATAGAGTTTAATTCTATTGCAGGTAAACAATTGACAGATTCTAATTGGTATTATTCTTATTTCTTTAATTTTAGAAGTCAGATCGCAAAAGGATATGAATACAGTGAAGATACAGACACCGGAGAGACTATTCGTACAGAAACTACTCATTTCTTTTCTCCTGCTTATTTACAAACTGGACCTGGCATGATGTGGAAAAAGAACGACAATTTCATGTTTAATATAGCTCCGGCTACAGCACGCTTTATTTTTGTGGATGATGTTTTTACATCTGGAGTAGATTATGTAGATGGAGATTATTTTGGAGTAGATCAAGGAAAATCTAGTAGGTTTGAATTTGGTGCCTCTATTAGCGCTTTAGCCACATTTGAAATTCTAGAGAATGTAAATATGGAGAACTCTATTAATCTATATTCTAATTACCTTGATAATCCCGGTAATATAGATATAGATTATCTAATGAACATGGAAATGACCATTAACAGATATCTCTCAGCAAATTTATTATTTCAAGCTATTTATGATGATAATGCCGTTGGAGCCTTTCAAATTAGAGAAGTCTTTGGACTCGGTATCAATTATAAGATCTAA
- a CDS encoding DUF2480 family protein, giving the protein MSTEIINRVANSKLITFDLEDYYPKGERSLFDIKDWLLEGLVLRETIFREKAMAHDWSKYKDQYVALTCSTDAIIPAWAYMLLATHLQPYAKKVISGDLELLETILYTEIIQNMDLSALEGKPVIVKGCSHKPVPENAYLLLIEKLQPIVKSVLYGEACSSVPLFKQKNTAQK; this is encoded by the coding sequence ATGTCTACTGAAATTATTAATAGAGTAGCAAACAGCAAGCTTATAACTTTTGATCTAGAAGACTACTATCCTAAAGGGGAGCGTAGTCTTTTTGATATTAAAGACTGGCTGCTTGAAGGACTTGTTCTAAGAGAAACCATCTTTAGAGAAAAAGCAATGGCTCATGATTGGAGTAAGTATAAAGACCAATATGTAGCACTTACCTGCTCTACAGATGCAATAATTCCGGCCTGGGCTTATATGCTTTTAGCTACCCATTTACAGCCATATGCTAAAAAAGTAATCTCTGGAGATCTCGAACTATTAGAGACTATATTATATACAGAGATCATTCAAAATATGGATCTAAGTGCTCTGGAAGGAAAACCGGTTATTGTTAAGGGATGCTCCCATAAACCAGTTCCGGAGAATGCATATCTATTGCTTATTGAAAAATTGCAACCTATTGTAAAGAGCGTACTTTATGGAGAAGCATGCTCCTCTGTACCTTTATTTAAACAAAAAAACACAGCTCAAAAATGA